A window of Streptomyces sp. DG1A-41 contains these coding sequences:
- a CDS encoding carbohydrate ABC transporter permease — translation MTRTRVPLYGALVLLLVGFLAPLVWALSGSFKPRGDIFGYPPRLVPDPFTLDNYRTLLTDQPFGRWFLMSTVVAVVATTVSVFVCALAGYGFAKFRFAGRSLLFNVMFSSLSIPFAVILVPLFVILVKTGLGSPWFALIVPWVAPAFGIFMMQQYIVQSIPDSVLEAARIDGASEFGIFRTIVLPLLRPSLGALAVWQFLQSYNSFLWPLVLVSDSSQYTLPLGLQTLFVSEQRQYDLVLAGAVLAVLPAVALFVLLRKQLLEGLSTGAVKG, via the coding sequence ATGACGCGCACCCGCGTACCCCTCTACGGCGCACTGGTCCTGCTGCTCGTGGGCTTCCTCGCCCCGCTGGTGTGGGCGCTGAGCGGCTCGTTCAAACCGCGCGGCGACATCTTCGGCTACCCGCCGAGGCTCGTCCCCGACCCGTTCACCCTCGACAACTACCGCACCCTTCTCACCGACCAGCCCTTCGGCCGCTGGTTCCTGATGAGCACGGTCGTCGCCGTCGTCGCCACCACGGTGTCCGTCTTCGTGTGCGCTCTCGCCGGCTACGGCTTCGCCAAGTTCCGCTTCGCGGGCAGGAGTCTGCTGTTCAACGTCATGTTCAGCTCGCTGTCGATCCCGTTCGCGGTGATCCTCGTGCCGCTGTTCGTGATCCTCGTCAAGACCGGGCTCGGCAGTCCCTGGTTCGCGCTGATCGTGCCCTGGGTGGCGCCCGCGTTCGGGATCTTCATGATGCAGCAGTACATCGTGCAGTCCATCCCGGACTCGGTGCTGGAGGCCGCCCGGATCGACGGGGCGAGCGAGTTCGGCATCTTCCGGACCATCGTGCTGCCCCTGCTGCGGCCCTCGCTGGGCGCACTGGCCGTCTGGCAGTTCCTCCAGAGCTACAACAGCTTCCTGTGGCCCCTGGTGCTGGTCTCCGACAGTTCCCAGTACACCCTGCCGCTGGGCCTTCAGACCCTGTTCGTGTCGGAGCAACGGCAGTACGACCTCGTGCTCGCGGGAGCCGTCCTCGCCGTGCTGCCCGCCGTCGCCCTCTTCGTGCTGCTGCGCAAGCAGCTCCTCGAAGGCCTGTCCACGGGCGCGGTCAAGGGATGA
- a CDS encoding sugar ABC transporter permease, whose translation MTTTVAGPPGTTREHTGPDRAAQRPRRTWAPYLFISPFYLLYVLFMLIPVAASVWLSLTEWVGLGTPHWVGLRNYRLLATDISFHRALGNTAVFVLVAVCVVVPLALLIAQALNTRGLRVRDLWRTAYFVPIVVSPILVALVFGLIFDRQFGLANAVLRALFGTGGVDWLGDPDLAKVSIALVMLWRWTGYLTVFFLAGLQNVPRELYEAAALDGAGRLRTFATVTLPALKPVTAFVVVTSFIGAAQIFEEPYLLTGGGPAESTLSVTMFIYRAAFQRQQFGYAAAAAVVLFVLVFGLSRLFNRLLGIGRAA comes from the coding sequence ACCCGTGAGCACACCGGCCCCGACCGGGCCGCCCAGCGCCCCCGCCGCACCTGGGCCCCCTACCTCTTCATCTCGCCCTTCTACCTCCTCTACGTCCTGTTCATGCTGATCCCGGTCGCCGCCTCGGTGTGGCTGAGCCTCACCGAGTGGGTGGGGCTCGGCACCCCGCACTGGGTGGGGCTGCGCAACTACCGGCTGCTCGCCACCGACATCAGCTTCCACCGGGCCCTCGGCAACACCGCCGTGTTCGTGCTGGTCGCGGTGTGCGTCGTCGTTCCGCTGGCGCTGCTGATCGCCCAGGCCCTCAACACCCGCGGCCTGCGTGTACGGGACCTGTGGCGCACCGCCTACTTCGTGCCGATCGTGGTCTCGCCCATCCTCGTCGCCCTCGTCTTCGGCCTGATCTTCGACCGGCAGTTCGGGCTCGCGAACGCTGTGCTGCGCGCCCTGTTCGGCACCGGCGGCGTCGACTGGCTCGGCGATCCGGACCTGGCGAAGGTGAGCATCGCCCTGGTGATGCTGTGGCGCTGGACCGGCTACCTCACCGTCTTCTTCCTCGCCGGACTCCAGAACGTGCCGCGGGAGCTGTACGAGGCCGCAGCCCTCGACGGAGCCGGGCGGCTGCGCACCTTCGCCACCGTCACCCTGCCGGCGCTGAAGCCGGTGACGGCGTTCGTCGTCGTCACGTCCTTCATCGGCGCGGCCCAGATCTTCGAGGAGCCGTACCTGCTGACCGGCGGCGGACCGGCCGAGTCCACCCTCTCCGTGACCATGTTCATCTACCGGGCGGCCTTCCAGCGCCAGCAGTTCGGCTACGCCGCCGCCGCGGCCGTCGTCCTCTTCGTCCTCGTCTTCGGCCTCAGCCGGCTCTTCAACCGTCTCCTCGGCATCGGGAGGGCCGCCTGA